The following is a genomic window from Sorex araneus isolate mSorAra2 chromosome 10, mSorAra2.pri, whole genome shotgun sequence.
attttttaaatgtcctaGAGTGCTAAAAAATTCATTTGAGGATTATTTAACCATCATACCACTGTTGGTGAGGTTTTGCAGTAATGACAGGAGAAGACCTTTgccttttatagtttattttttgtggtgttggGACAGAATCCAGGGCATTACATGTACAAGACATGCGCTACTACTAAGCCACACTCCCCACTCAGAATATTTATCTTTGTAATCTTTAGTTTTTATCATTTACAAAGACATCCAGAGATTCTCATGTGTCATTACTAGAAGTTTCAGGATCCTCTGTCTCCTTTCTTAATTGAAGTAAAAGGTAAACTGTATTTCAGTCTCTTCCTCTTGACAGGAAATCGAGCTTACACTTGTGGTCAAAAATCGTGGCATTGTTTCCCTTCCAGCCAAAGGTGCACAGTTCATGTCTTGGCAGAAGTTAACAAAATGATGTCTGAAGCAAGTGGTAGGGACGTCAATGTAAATCATTGTAATCAATGCAGTCACTCTACAATCCATGTAAATTTTAGGAATTCGGGGCataagaggaaaaggaaatcttTCCATCCCTGCTTTACACATTTTACTCTGGTGTTGATCTGGTCGTACAGAGTAAGAATACACCTTCACAGGATTGATACAGAAGTCTCACAtttgctggttttggcatcttTAATTCTTCACAAATTGCCgtatttatatatttgggggtggggtggggacttcCAGAGCTGCTGAAGACCATCAGGGCCAAACCTGggactgccacatgcaaggcatgtactttcAGCCCTTGGAGCTCATATTTCACTCCCAGTTATCATGTTTTCGTATGTGTTGGAAGTTTGGGGAAAATAAACCCAGTGGAAGAAACAAGATACTACTGTTGCGCTAGAAGCAGAAtactattctaaaaataaaataccagtttATTTCATTTGATGTTTTACTGTGTTAGTGACCTCAATAATAGCATGCTGATATTTTTCTGAGGCGGACCTGAATTCCACCAGATGCTTCTCATAACTTTTGATGGCTGCTTGGAGCTGTGTTTTCTCCACTGCTCCGAGAATAGCCCGGAAGATCATATCTATACCAAGGCCAAGAACAGCCACCCCAATGCTACCAAGGAGAGAAGCACCAATTTGAGCTAACACGGTGACCAACTTGTTCATTATGCCCGTTGTCACATTGGAACCGATGAGTTTAACAGCCACTGCACTGGCTGCAGAAGTCGCTTCTCCCAAGATGACCGAAataaccttctgtactattgcaaTTTTATCTGTTTCCCTCTCTTTAATATCTTGAAGTTTTCTATAAAGGGTTGGCTCTAGTTTATCTTTTAGGGCCTCATCAACCTTTTGCAGTTCCTTTTGGATACTCATCATGGCTTGGATGATGAGATCACAGTTTTCTTTGATAGTTCCATTGCTTTTCATCTCAATGGAGGCCAGCCTGCATCCCAAGTGCGTATTTAAAACCCCAATGAGCTTGTTGGTGGCATGGAAACTGTCCGATAAACAGTTGAGGAGCTGCTGGTGAAGACGGTTTACTTCCTGCCGCCTCCTTGGGTTCTCGGGGTAGAGGAAGTCACTCTGAGCCATATTTCAAATACGATCTCTGGAAAATAAGAGTAAATCTTCTCTGAACATCTTGAAAAATAGCTCATCATAATAGGTTTGGTCAGGaaatagtttttttccttttaaa
Proteins encoded in this region:
- the SMCO3 gene encoding single-pass membrane and coiled-coil domain-containing protein 3, which translates into the protein MAQSDFLYPENPRRRQEVNRLHQQLLNCLSDSFHATNKLIGVLNTHLGCRLASIEMKSNGTIKENCDLIIQAMMSIQKELQKVDEALKDKLEPTLYRKLQDIKERETDKIAIVQKVISVILGEATSAASAVAVKLIGSNVTTGIMNKLVTVLAQIGASLLGSIGVAVLGLGIDMIFRAILGAVEKTQLQAAIKSYEKHLVEFRSASEKYQHAIIEVTNTVKHQMK